One region of Bacillus zhangzhouensis genomic DNA includes:
- the motA gene encoding flagellar motor stator protein MotA, with the protein MDKTSLIGIILAIIALGVGMVLKGVSLTALINPAAILIIIAGTISAVVIAFPSSEIKKTPKLFGIIFKESQLLTIQEMIPLFSNWAQIARREGLLALEASLEEVDDDFLKNGLSMAVDGQSAEFIRDILTEEVDAMAERHQSGALIFTQAGTYAPSLGVLGAVVGLIAALANMGDIEQLGHAISAAFVATLLGIFTGYVLWHPFANKLKRKSKEEVKLRLIMIEGILSVLEGQSPKVIEQKLLMYLPAKERANLVMEEGEKQNG; encoded by the coding sequence ATGGACAAAACATCGTTAATTGGTATTATTTTAGCAATAATTGCACTTGGTGTAGGTATGGTTTTGAAAGGTGTGAGTCTAACCGCTCTTATCAACCCTGCGGCTATATTAATCATTATTGCTGGGACAATTTCAGCTGTTGTCATTGCATTCCCATCTAGTGAAATTAAGAAAACACCAAAATTGTTCGGCATAATCTTCAAAGAAAGCCAACTTCTAACGATTCAAGAAATGATCCCACTATTTTCAAACTGGGCGCAAATCGCGCGTCGTGAAGGTCTATTGGCATTAGAAGCAAGCCTTGAGGAAGTTGATGATGATTTTCTTAAGAACGGCTTAAGCATGGCAGTTGACGGCCAAAGTGCTGAATTTATTCGCGACATCTTAACAGAAGAAGTTGACGCCATGGCTGAACGACATCAATCAGGTGCTTTAATCTTTACACAAGCAGGCACATACGCTCCATCGCTTGGTGTACTTGGAGCTGTTGTTGGACTCATTGCCGCACTAGCCAATATGGGAGATATTGAGCAGCTTGGGCATGCGATCAGCGCTGCCTTTGTCGCCACACTGCTTGGGATTTTTACTGGGTATGTATTATGGCATCCATTTGCCAACAAGCTGAAGCGTAAATCAAAAGAAGAAGTGAAGCTTCGTCTGATTATGATTGAAGGTATTCTATCTGTTCTTGAAGGGCAATCTCCAAAAGTAATTGAACAAAAACTTCTTATGTACTTACCAGCGAAAGAGCGTGCCAACCTTGTCATGGAAGAAGGAGAAAAACAAAATGGCTAG
- a CDS encoding ATP-dependent Clp protease ATP-binding subunit: MRCQHCQVNEATIRLNMQVNSSRSQMVLCEDCYTSLMKQSKMKMGPQLFGGSSFFSQPAGHAPNGEQPKQKGLLDELGRNLTDGANAGLIDPVIGRDEEVTRVIEILNRRNKNNPVLIGEPGVGKTAVAEGLALKIASGDVPNKLKNKQIYLLDVSSLVANTGVRGQFEERMNQLIKELQSRKNIILFVDEIHLLVGAGSAEGSMDAGNILKPALARGELQLVGATTLKEYRQIEKDAALERRFQPVIVDEPTQDEAIDILKGIQDKYEAYHGVTYSDEAIKACVQLSSRYIQDRHLPDKAIDLMDEAGSKANLSIDAASEDELTNRLAQIATEKQAALKEEQYEKAAKLRDEEEAIEARLQNKTTDKEHIVTREDIQAIVEQKTGIPVGKLQADEQTKMKEIDVRLKARVIGQEHAVDKVAKAVKRSRAGLKSKKRPTGSFLFVGPTGVGKTELSKTLAEELFGSRDAIIRLDMSEYMEKHSVSKLIGSPPGYVGHDEAGQLTEKVRRKPYSIILLDEIEKAHPDVQHIFLQIMDDGRLTDSQGRTVSFKDTVIIMTSNAGSTDKTVKVGFQSDQEEAIEEQSLIDSLSNYFKPEFLNRFDSIIQFDSLDRDDLVKIVDLLLNELSEQLKEQNLTVHVTNEAKEKIAELGYHPAFGARPLRRTIQEHVEDQMTEILLEEEQLSGFTVDVEHDEIVVKKR; this comes from the coding sequence ATGCGTTGTCAACATTGTCAAGTAAATGAAGCAACTATTCGCCTGAATATGCAAGTAAATTCGTCCCGGAGCCAAATGGTTTTATGTGAAGACTGCTATACCTCTTTAATGAAGCAGTCAAAAATGAAAATGGGACCTCAGCTTTTTGGAGGAAGTTCATTCTTCTCCCAGCCAGCAGGACATGCCCCAAACGGGGAGCAGCCAAAGCAAAAAGGCTTACTCGATGAGCTTGGCCGTAACTTAACAGATGGAGCAAATGCTGGTTTAATTGATCCAGTCATTGGCCGTGATGAAGAAGTCACAAGAGTCATTGAGATTTTAAATAGAAGAAATAAAAATAACCCTGTTCTCATTGGTGAACCAGGTGTTGGGAAAACAGCGGTCGCAGAAGGACTCGCGCTCAAAATTGCGAGCGGCGATGTGCCAAATAAATTAAAGAACAAACAAATCTATTTATTAGATGTTTCTTCACTTGTCGCAAACACAGGTGTACGCGGTCAATTTGAGGAAAGAATGAATCAGTTAATCAAAGAACTGCAAAGCCGTAAAAATATCATCTTATTTGTCGATGAAATCCACCTTCTTGTCGGCGCAGGCTCTGCAGAAGGATCAATGGATGCTGGAAACATCTTAAAACCAGCCCTTGCAAGAGGCGAACTGCAGCTAGTAGGTGCGACGACATTAAAAGAATACCGCCAAATTGAAAAAGATGCTGCACTCGAACGGCGCTTCCAGCCCGTCATCGTAGATGAGCCAACACAAGATGAAGCGATCGACATCTTAAAAGGCATTCAAGATAAATACGAGGCCTATCATGGTGTCACCTATTCAGATGAAGCCATCAAAGCGTGTGTTCAATTATCTTCGCGGTATATTCAGGACCGTCATTTGCCGGATAAAGCCATTGATTTAATGGATGAAGCTGGTTCAAAAGCGAATCTCTCCATTGATGCAGCAAGTGAAGATGAACTGACAAACCGACTAGCGCAAATTGCTACAGAAAAACAAGCTGCGCTAAAAGAAGAACAATATGAAAAAGCAGCGAAGCTTCGCGATGAAGAAGAAGCCATTGAAGCAAGACTTCAAAACAAAACAACTGATAAAGAGCATATCGTCACAAGAGAGGACATTCAGGCCATAGTGGAACAAAAAACTGGCATTCCTGTCGGCAAACTGCAAGCAGACGAACAAACCAAAATGAAAGAAATTGACGTCCGTCTAAAAGCACGAGTAATTGGGCAGGAGCATGCGGTTGATAAAGTGGCGAAAGCCGTGAAAAGAAGCAGAGCTGGATTAAAATCGAAAAAAAGACCGACAGGCTCCTTCCTTTTCGTTGGTCCAACAGGTGTCGGGAAAACCGAATTGTCTAAAACGCTAGCTGAAGAATTATTTGGTTCAAGAGATGCGATCATTCGTTTAGATATGAGTGAGTACATGGAGAAACACTCTGTGTCCAAACTCATCGGTTCTCCTCCTGGTTACGTTGGTCATGATGAAGCTGGCCAGCTGACTGAAAAAGTGCGCCGAAAACCATACAGCATCATTTTGCTGGATGAAATCGAAAAAGCACACCCAGATGTACAGCACATATTCCTTCAAATCATGGATGATGGCCGCTTAACAGACAGCCAAGGCAGAACGGTCAGCTTTAAAGATACAGTCATCATCATGACAAGTAACGCAGGCAGCACAGATAAAACGGTCAAGGTCGGCTTCCAGTCTGATCAGGAAGAAGCGATTGAGGAACAATCACTCATTGATTCACTCAGCAACTACTTCAAACCAGAATTCCTGAACCGTTTTGACAGCATCATTCAGTTTGATTCATTAGACAGAGATGATCTAGTGAAGATTGTTGATCTTCTGCTTAATGAGCTGTCAGAGCAATTAAAAGAGCAGAATTTAACAGTCCATGTCACAAATGAAGCGAAAGAAAAAATCGCAGAGCTTGGATATCACCCTGCATTTGGTGCTCGTCCACTTCGAAGAACCATCCAAGAGCACGTTGAAGATCAAATGACGGAGATCCTGCTTGAAGAGGAGCAGCTTTCTGGCTTTACTGTGGATGTTGAACATGACGAAATCGTAGTAAAAAAAAGATAA
- the queC gene encoding 7-cyano-7-deazaguanine synthase QueC, which yields MKNEKAVVVFSGGQDSTTCLLWALQQFEEVETVTFHYNQRHQEEIDVAKRIADKLGVKNHLLDMSLLNQLAPNALTRDDIDIVEKEGELPSTFVPGRNLVFLSFASILAYQIGARHIITGVCETDFSGYPDCRDEFVKSCNVTVNLAMEKPFVIHTPLMWLNKAETWKLADELNALDFVKNETLTCYNGIISDGCGECPACKLRKNGYDTYMEMKEAK from the coding sequence ATGAAAAATGAAAAAGCAGTTGTTGTCTTTAGCGGGGGACAGGACAGTACGACATGTTTATTATGGGCACTTCAACAATTTGAAGAGGTAGAAACTGTGACCTTTCATTATAATCAGCGTCATCAAGAAGAAATTGATGTCGCCAAAAGAATCGCTGACAAATTAGGTGTGAAGAATCATCTATTAGATATGTCTCTTTTAAATCAGCTGGCACCTAATGCTTTAACAAGAGATGACATTGACATTGTGGAAAAAGAAGGAGAGCTTCCTTCCACATTTGTGCCAGGGAGAAACTTAGTGTTCTTATCCTTTGCCTCTATTCTTGCGTATCAAATCGGAGCAAGACATATTATCACTGGTGTTTGTGAGACAGATTTTAGCGGCTATCCAGATTGCCGTGACGAGTTTGTGAAATCTTGCAATGTCACAGTGAATTTAGCAATGGAAAAACCTTTTGTCATTCATACACCACTTATGTGGCTGAATAAAGCAGAAACATGGAAGCTGGCAGATGAGCTCAATGCGCTGGATTTTGTGAAAAATGAAACGCTCACTTGCTATAACGGCATCATCTCAGATGGTTGCGGGGAATGTCCTGCGTGTAAGCTGCGGAAAAACGGCTATGACACTTATATGGAAATGAAGGAGGCAAAATAA
- the queD gene encoding 6-carboxytetrahydropterin synthase QueD — MLSQIYPQTDHPFSFELNKDMHVSAAHFIPREDAGACSRVHGHTYTINITIAGDELDESGFLVNFSTLKKLIHGQYDHTLLNDHEEFSSNDRTAMPTTEVVAKTVHDKVAAYLSTLANKPTCVQVFVRETPTSYCIYRPKRVEING; from the coding sequence ATGCTTTCTCAAATCTACCCACAAACCGATCATCCATTTTCATTTGAATTGAACAAAGATATGCATGTATCGGCTGCCCATTTCATCCCGCGAGAAGATGCTGGCGCATGCAGCCGTGTTCATGGCCATACGTACACCATCAATATCACAATTGCGGGAGACGAGCTAGATGAATCGGGTTTCCTTGTCAATTTCAGTACATTGAAAAAGCTTATTCATGGGCAGTACGATCACACGCTGCTCAATGATCATGAGGAGTTCTCATCAAATGATCGAACCGCAATGCCAACCACTGAGGTGGTGGCTAAGACTGTACATGACAAAGTCGCAGCGTATTTATCGACTTTAGCAAACAAGCCGACATGTGTTCAGGTTTTTGTCAGAGAGACACCAACAAGCTACTGCATTTACCGTCCGAAACGAGTTGAGATTAATGGCTAA
- the queE gene encoding 7-carboxy-7-deazaguanine synthase QueE, whose product MAKAIPVLEIFGPTIQGEGMVIGQKTMFVRTAGCDYSCSWCDSSFTWDGSAKHDIQWLEAEDIVKELKRIGGQAFSHVTISGGNPALLKQMESLIDLLHEEGIDTALETQGTMYQEWFLKIDDLTISPKPPSSNMKTDFTKLTRIIEELKSGNRLQHASLKVVIFDDRDLAYAKDVHAKYPELPFYLQVGNDDTTTGDDAYLLTHLLKKYEALVGQVAQDPDLNRVRVLPQLHTLLWGNKRGV is encoded by the coding sequence ATGGCTAAAGCGATTCCCGTATTAGAAATCTTTGGTCCCACCATTCAAGGAGAAGGAATGGTTATTGGACAAAAGACCATGTTTGTCAGAACGGCTGGCTGTGACTACTCGTGTAGCTGGTGTGATTCCTCCTTTACATGGGATGGCTCAGCGAAGCATGATATACAGTGGCTTGAGGCAGAAGACATTGTCAAAGAATTAAAAAGAATAGGCGGACAGGCTTTTTCTCATGTCACCATTTCAGGAGGAAACCCGGCGCTTTTAAAACAAATGGAATCCCTTATTGATTTGCTGCATGAAGAGGGGATTGATACAGCGCTTGAAACACAAGGGACGATGTATCAGGAATGGTTTTTGAAAATTGATGATTTAACCATTTCTCCTAAGCCGCCAAGCTCGAATATGAAAACAGATTTTACAAAACTAACACGTATCATAGAGGAGCTAAAAAGCGGAAATAGATTGCAGCATGCAAGCCTGAAGGTCGTGATCTTTGACGATCGTGATCTAGCCTATGCGAAGGATGTTCATGCGAAATACCCTGAGCTCCCTTTTTATTTGCAGGTAGGAAATGATGACACGACGACAGGTGATGATGCCTACTTATTGACACATTTATTAAAGAAATATGAAGCGCTTGTAGGTCAAGTCGCGCAAGATCCAGACTTAAATCGTGTAAGAGTGCTGCCGCAGCTGCACACGTTATTGTGGGGAAATAAACGAGGCGTATAG
- the queF gene encoding preQ(1) synthase: protein MTTRKPEELEGVTLLGNQGTNYLFDYAPQVLETFPNKHKNRDYFVKFNCPEFTSLCPQTGQPDFATVYISYIPNEIMVESKSLKLYLFSFRNHGDFHEDCMNIIMNDLIELMDPRYIEVWGKFTPRGGISIDPYTNYGKPGTKYEEMASYRMMNHDMYPETIDNR, encoded by the coding sequence ATGACGACAAGAAAACCAGAAGAATTAGAAGGTGTCACATTACTAGGAAACCAAGGAACCAATTATTTGTTTGATTATGCACCCCAAGTGCTTGAAACGTTCCCAAATAAACATAAAAATAGAGATTATTTTGTGAAATTCAACTGCCCAGAATTTACGTCACTTTGTCCGCAAACAGGACAGCCGGATTTTGCGACAGTTTATATCAGCTATATTCCAAATGAAATCATGGTCGAAAGTAAATCGCTGAAATTATATTTGTTCAGTTTCCGTAACCATGGTGACTTCCATGAGGATTGTATGAACATTATTATGAACGACCTGATTGAATTGATGGACCCAAGGTATATTGAAGTATGGGGCAAATTTACACCAAGAGGCGGTATTTCCATTGACCCGTATACCAACTACGGTAAACCTGGGACTAAGTATGAAGAAATGGCATCATATCGTATGATGAACCATGATATGTATCCAGAAACGATTGATAATCGCTAA
- a CDS encoding DUF2187 family protein — MKIAKIGNVIEFRNGLTGVVEKVNENSVIVDVTIMDNYRDLELDSLTVVNHKNYKIIKDSVH; from the coding sequence TTGAAGATTGCAAAAATTGGAAATGTGATCGAATTTAGAAATGGTTTAACAGGTGTAGTTGAAAAAGTGAATGAAAACTCTGTCATTGTGGATGTCACTATTATGGACAACTATAGAGATTTAGAACTGGATTCACTAACAGTCGTTAATCATAAAAACTATAAAATCATCAAAGACTCCGTACATTAA
- a CDS encoding cell wall hydrolase encodes MIKIHTALFVILMLVAAMKMDNIQEQQGTLSHELSKAPVQHQLSNIDQHHDQVIPAFSEKKRQPKVKMLSTSTEEKSSKPRPSGKQYSNEEMDLLSRLVHAEAKGESYEGKKAVASVILNRVEHRSFPDSVKGVIYQRNAFQPVSNGSIHNKADQDSIKAVKQVVKEHDRTTNAIYFYNPKTATDHWIRSRKIVERIGRHVFAV; translated from the coding sequence ATGATTAAAATTCATACAGCTCTTTTTGTCATCCTTATGCTGGTTGCAGCAATGAAGATGGACAATATACAAGAGCAGCAAGGTACATTAAGTCACGAACTTTCAAAAGCACCTGTTCAACATCAGCTTTCAAATATAGATCAACATCACGATCAAGTCATCCCAGCATTTTCTGAGAAGAAGCGTCAGCCAAAAGTGAAAATGCTAAGTACGTCAACAGAAGAAAAGTCTTCAAAACCGAGGCCAAGCGGCAAACAGTATTCTAATGAAGAAATGGACTTGCTTTCTCGATTGGTACACGCTGAAGCAAAAGGTGAATCTTACGAAGGGAAAAAAGCGGTGGCAAGCGTTATTTTAAACAGGGTGGAGCATCGTTCTTTTCCTGACAGCGTTAAAGGTGTGATTTATCAGCGAAATGCTTTCCAGCCAGTATCGAATGGAAGTATTCATAATAAGGCAGATCAGGATTCTATTAAAGCTGTGAAGCAGGTAGTAAAAGAACATGACAGAACAACAAATGCTATTTATTTTTATAATCCAAAAACGGCAACAGATCATTGGATTCGTTCCCGCAAAATCGTAGAACGCATCGGACGTCACGTATTTGCCGTATAA
- a CDS encoding polysaccharide biosynthesis protein, whose amino-acid sequence MNRFVKGVILLSVAAFIAECIEFLVNMILARELGEHGMGLYMSILPIIMLVLVVASLELPVSISKFIAESHERLHKSMLRHAFKMTLVVTSTTTGIAAIVLPFIPVFQSYHPLMKGLVLSLIPIIAFTSIARGYFMGKQQMGRIALANMLKKTIQLICLFLFFHWYSFDIETAVLIAIGVIVASDLVVFIYLYSQYVMAKNAVNVRSVELRGSDVRKRLLAVSIPTTGMRIFHAVANAVEPFLIKGALVAAGISGTLAVDHYGMLAGVAMSIGFFPAFIAHSIMIVMIPSVSEAYALGQYDLVKKRVRQAILITFGYGVPAVMVMYYFAYPFTQLFFDSPQAAIYLQLLWPYFLCHLFVMPFQACLIGMGLIKDVFLHNIWVHVVSFSMVYFLGSIESLNMMGVILGMNTGMLLLTTLHYATICKELGVSMFLTMKKT is encoded by the coding sequence ATGAATCGATTTGTAAAAGGGGTCATTCTGCTATCTGTCGCAGCTTTTATTGCGGAGTGTATAGAGTTTTTAGTCAATATGATTTTAGCGAGAGAGCTTGGAGAACATGGAATGGGTTTATATATGAGTATCCTTCCAATCATCATGCTTGTTCTTGTGGTCGCCAGCTTAGAATTGCCAGTCTCCATTTCTAAATTCATTGCAGAATCACACGAGCGTCTCCACAAAAGTATGCTCCGTCATGCCTTTAAAATGACGCTTGTGGTGACAAGTACAACAACAGGTATAGCAGCCATTGTACTGCCTTTCATTCCAGTGTTTCAGTCGTATCATCCGCTTATGAAAGGCTTGGTACTGTCACTTATCCCGATTATTGCGTTTACTTCCATTGCCCGCGGTTATTTTATGGGAAAGCAGCAAATGGGCAGAATCGCTCTAGCTAATATGCTGAAGAAAACGATCCAGCTCATCTGCTTGTTTTTGTTTTTTCATTGGTATTCGTTTGATATTGAAACCGCGGTACTCATTGCCATTGGTGTGATTGTTGCGAGTGATCTTGTCGTTTTTATTTATTTATACTCCCAATACGTCATGGCAAAAAATGCTGTGAATGTCAGGTCTGTTGAATTAAGAGGGAGTGATGTGCGAAAGCGCCTATTAGCGGTTTCCATTCCGACAACGGGCATGCGCATCTTTCATGCGGTCGCCAATGCGGTTGAACCATTTTTAATTAAAGGAGCGCTTGTAGCAGCAGGCATCTCTGGAACACTTGCTGTTGATCATTACGGCATGCTGGCTGGTGTCGCGATGTCGATCGGTTTTTTCCCAGCGTTTATCGCTCATTCCATCATGATTGTGATGATTCCCAGTGTCTCTGAAGCCTATGCTTTAGGTCAGTATGATCTAGTAAAAAAACGTGTCAGACAGGCAATTCTCATCACGTTTGGATACGGGGTGCCGGCAGTGATGGTCATGTATTATTTTGCTTACCCTTTCACACAGCTGTTTTTTGATTCACCGCAAGCTGCTATTTATTTACAGCTGCTTTGGCCATACTTTTTATGCCATCTGTTTGTGATGCCGTTTCAAGCGTGTTTAATCGGTATGGGACTTATCAAAGATGTGTTCCTGCATAATATATGGGTGCATGTCGTCTCTTTTTCTATGGTGTATTTCCTCGGTTCAATTGAAAGCTTGAATATGATGGGAGTCATTTTAGGGATGAACACAGGCATGCTGCTTTTGACTACCCTGCATTATGCGACGATTTGTAAGGAACTCGGTGTTTCAATGTTTCTTACAATGAAAAAAACTTGA
- a CDS encoding TlpA family protein disulfide reductase translates to MNRKHLPASVLIMAMLLFLMSTAAEAKEPVMAPRIEAPTLTGDMQMVPAKGKKTILHFWTTWCPSCKMELPEFEQIVKENQSDVDILTVNLLGAEQSKHAVAQFVKDRRFTFPIILDEHGEMMKKYQIITIPTTFLINEKGEVVKNHVGPLTKKQIKEWTNS, encoded by the coding sequence ATGAATCGTAAACATCTACCCGCCAGTGTTCTGATAATGGCCATGCTTCTATTTCTAATGAGCACAGCAGCAGAAGCAAAAGAGCCTGTGATGGCGCCAAGAATAGAAGCGCCGACATTAACTGGTGACATGCAGATGGTTCCCGCAAAAGGAAAAAAGACCATTTTGCATTTTTGGACAACATGGTGTCCGTCCTGTAAAATGGAGCTGCCCGAATTTGAACAGATTGTGAAAGAAAATCAGAGTGATGTTGACATTTTGACTGTAAATTTACTAGGTGCTGAACAAAGTAAACATGCTGTTGCCCAATTTGTGAAAGACAGAAGGTTTACATTCCCGATCATACTAGATGAGCACGGAGAAATGATGAAGAAATATCAAATCATCACCATTCCAACGACCTTTTTGATTAATGAAAAAGGAGAAGTGGTAAAAAATCATGTAGGTCCACTGACGAAAAAACAAATCAAAGAGTGGACGAATTCGTAG
- a CDS encoding heavy metal translocating P-type ATPase: MNENTALYQTTNQKESKWFIHKWAQHGELIAAGISGILILIGWILKDESMWSLPLFILAFVIGGFAKAKEGIEETISSKTLNVELLMIFAAIGSALIGYWAEGAILIFIFSLSGALETYTSNKSKKDLTALMSIAPDEATLIEEDGTTIQIAASSLTPGDRIMIKAGERIAADGVILSGRTSVDESALTGESVPQEKGQGEDVFAGTVNLNGSLTVEVTKHNEETLFHKIIKLVKSAQESVSPSQAFIEKFEGAYVKGVLITVVILMVLPHFVLGWSMSETFYRAMVFMVVASPCALVASIMPAALSLISNGARNGMLVKGSVFLEKLGTSSMIAFDKTGTITSGKPAVEQVVMAKGQDESAFYQALYQIESQSNHPLAKAISDMAKEHQTERWVHVTIEETSGFGVKAELDGETWRIGKKDFAGKATIDREIEETGDDLSTQGYTVVYVQKGEEVVGCLGLKDQIRPEAKKMIQELNDLGIQTVMLTGDQQKTAEAIAQEAGIQTVVAECLPDEKVHEVNQLKKQGHSIIMVGDGINDAPALASADVGVAMGGGTDVALETADLILMKNNLNNLTKMIRLSKKMNRIIKQNIIFSLTVICLLICANFLQVLDLPFGVIGHEGSTILVILNGLRLLRAS, translated from the coding sequence ATGAATGAGAATACAGCACTTTACCAAACGACAAATCAAAAGGAATCGAAATGGTTCATACACAAATGGGCACAGCACGGAGAATTAATTGCAGCAGGCATATCGGGGATTCTCATTTTAATTGGATGGATTCTGAAGGATGAGAGCATGTGGAGTCTTCCTCTTTTCATTCTAGCATTTGTCATTGGAGGTTTTGCAAAGGCGAAAGAAGGAATTGAAGAAACGATCTCGTCTAAGACCTTGAATGTGGAACTTTTAATGATTTTCGCAGCAATAGGATCAGCTCTGATCGGCTATTGGGCAGAAGGGGCTATCTTAATTTTTATTTTCTCACTGAGTGGTGCGCTTGAAACATATACGTCAAATAAAAGCAAGAAAGATTTAACAGCATTAATGAGCATTGCACCAGATGAAGCAACTTTAATTGAAGAAGATGGTACGACCATTCAAATTGCCGCTTCATCATTAACACCAGGTGACCGTATTATGATCAAAGCTGGGGAACGCATTGCAGCTGATGGTGTGATTTTAAGCGGGAGAACAAGTGTGGATGAATCTGCACTCACAGGCGAATCTGTTCCGCAGGAAAAAGGGCAGGGGGAAGACGTATTTGCAGGAACAGTGAACTTAAATGGTTCTTTAACAGTAGAAGTCACGAAACATAATGAAGAAACGCTTTTCCATAAAATTATTAAACTTGTAAAATCTGCTCAAGAAAGTGTTTCGCCGAGCCAAGCATTTATCGAAAAATTCGAGGGTGCCTATGTAAAAGGTGTGCTGATCACCGTCGTCATTTTAATGGTTCTCCCTCATTTTGTACTCGGCTGGAGCATGAGTGAAACGTTCTACCGGGCAATGGTGTTTATGGTCGTTGCTTCACCCTGTGCTCTTGTTGCTTCCATTATGCCAGCAGCACTGTCACTGATCTCAAATGGCGCAAGAAATGGAATGCTTGTCAAAGGAAGTGTCTTTTTAGAAAAACTAGGCACAAGCAGCATGATTGCTTTTGATAAAACGGGGACGATTACAAGCGGTAAGCCAGCCGTAGAACAAGTCGTCATGGCTAAAGGGCAGGATGAGTCTGCCTTTTATCAGGCACTCTATCAAATTGAGAGTCAATCAAACCACCCATTAGCGAAAGCAATTTCTGATATGGCTAAAGAGCACCAAACAGAAAGATGGGTCCATGTCACCATTGAAGAAACCTCCGGATTTGGTGTGAAAGCAGAATTAGATGGAGAAACGTGGCGGATTGGGAAGAAAGACTTTGCTGGAAAGGCGACAATTGACCGCGAGATTGAAGAGACAGGTGATGATCTTTCAACGCAAGGATACACAGTGGTCTACGTTCAAAAGGGTGAAGAAGTCGTTGGCTGTCTTGGCCTTAAGGACCAAATCAGACCTGAAGCCAAAAAAATGATTCAAGAACTAAATGATTTAGGCATCCAAACCGTCATGCTGACAGGAGATCAGCAAAAAACGGCTGAAGCGATTGCGCAGGAAGCCGGCATCCAAACCGTAGTGGCAGAATGTCTTCCAGATGAAAAGGTACATGAGGTCAATCAATTAAAAAAACAAGGTCATTCAATCATCATGGTAGGAGACGGAATCAATGATGCGCCTGCACTCGCCTCAGCAGATGTTGGGGTTGCGATGGGCGGAGGCACAGACGTTGCCTTAGAAACAGCGGATCTCATCTTAATGAAGAACAATTTAAATAATCTAACAAAGATGATCCGTCTTTCAAAAAAAATGAATCGAATCATTAAGCAAAACATTATTTTCTCATTAACGGTAATCTGTCTGTTAATCTGTGCGAATTTCTTACAAGTGCTTGATTTGCCTTTTGGCGTCATTGGGCATGAAGGAAGTACGATTTTGGTCATTTTAAATGGTCTGCGTCTGCTTCGTGCATCTTAA